A window of Paraburkholderia sp. ZP32-5 genomic DNA:
ACACGTTAGACGCGGTAGATGCAGTAGATGCGGGCAACACAGCGCAAGCTGGTTGCCCGCCTGGGATCTGACCACTCATCCACGCTCAGGCATCCACTCTCAAGGCGCGGCATCGAAACGCTTCGCAAACCACGCGCCAGCGCCGAGCACGAGGCCACTGATTGCCAGTGTCACCACACCCATCGCCATGCCGTCGCCAATCGAGCCTTGCTCGAATTGCTGCCAGATAAAAATCGACGCCGTCTCGACACCGCTCGGTGCGAGCAACAGCGACGTCACCAGCTCGCGCGAAGCAATGGCAAACACGATCAGCATCGACCACAGAAGCGTCGGCGCCACGAGCGGCAGCACGATGCGCATCATCGTGCGCATGCCCGTCGCGCCATGCACGCGTGATGCTGCTTCAAGACCCGCACCCAGTTGAGTCAACGCGACACCGGTGTAACGCACCGGATAAGGCAACAGCAGACAACTGTACGAGAGCAGCAGAATCACCCACGTGTTGTAGGGCGTAATGGGCCAGAACGAGCGGTTCCATGCGAGGATCAGCCCGACGCCGACGACGATCCCCGGTAATGCATGAGGCAGCAACGTCAGCGCATCCAGTGCCGCGCGCCCACGCATGCGCGTCCTGACCACGTACCACGCGCTCGCGAAACCCAACACGCCCGTCACTGCCGCCGTGCCCGCCGCGAGCCCGACACTGGTTGCCAACGCACCGGCCCCTTCGCTCCCCGCCGACAACGCGCGGAAATGCAAAAGCGTCAGGTTCGACATCGCCAAACCCGCCGACAGAGAACCCGTAAATGCCGTAGCGATGATCGCGAAAAGCGGCGCGAGTGTGGTGAAGATGGCGACGATGCCGAACGCGGCAAGCACGGGCCAACGCCAACCGCGCAACACGTACCGCGTGGCGGCGGCCGGCTTGCCATTCTGCGTTTCGAAATCGCGCCCGGCCAGTACCTTGCGCTGCGCGCAGAACGCGATCAGCGCGAGGCACGCGAGCATCAGCGACAGAACCGACGCGCCCGGCAAATCGATTGGCCAATCGGAAAACCGTGCCTCGATCGATGTCACCATCACATCGAAACCGGAGTTGGCGCCAAGCGCGGACGGAATGCCGAATTCCTCGATCGCCATCGTGAACGCGAGCAAGCCACTCGCCGAGATCGCCGGCAAGACGAGCGGCAACGTGATGCGTACAAAACCGCGCCACGGCCCCGCGCCATATACGCGCGCAACCTCGGCCAGCCGGCCGCCCGTCACGGCCAGCGCGCGCGACACCGAAAAATAGACGACTGGAAACACCGTCAACGTCATCGATGCCACCATGCCGCCGAACGAAAACAGCAACGGGCCGCCGTTCACGCCAGTGGCCTGGTCGAGGTAGCCGCGCGGCTGCATCAGCAGAATCCACCCCAACGCGACGAGATACGGCGGCATCAGAAACGGCGCGGCAATCAGCAAATCCCACACACGTGCGAACGGTACGCGAAACAGCGCGCGCAGTGCGCCAAGCGGCACGCCCAACGCGATACTCGACAGAGCGACCGCGCCGCCGAAGCCGACGGTATGCGCGAGCAGCGTCCATGTCCGCGCATCGCCGAAGGTCTGCCCGAACACACCGAACGGGTGATCGAACGCACCAAGAGCGAAATGCGGAAAGACGGCCTGCAGTACGACAAAGATGATTGGCAATGCGACCAGTATCGCGAGCGCCGCGAGGAGCGGCGCGACTGCGATCGGAAAGCCGGGCCGCGCGTGCGACGCGTGCTGCCGCACGCGTCTTGCGACCGTGTTCATCAGTGCTCGCCGAACAATGCGTTGAAATGCGCGAGTACTTCCGCGCGCGACTTCGCATTCGACTCGCCGCCTTGAGGCAGCAGTTTCAGGTCCTGGAATTTCGGTCGGGAAGTCGAAATATCGTCGCGTGCCGGCATCAACCATGCGGCGGCAACGAGCTTTTGCCCTTCATCCGATAGCACGTAGTCGACGAACGCACGCGCGGCATCCTGCTCGTGCGACGTCTTCAGGATCATCATCGGCCGCGGTGCGATTACCGTGCCGCTGCTCGGGAAAATGACCTTCACCGACTCGCCGTTTGCAGCGGCGCCATAGGCGACGTAATCGACCGCACCGAACACCGCGGCCTTCGCACCTTGCAGCACCGGCGTAATGGCTTGTGCATTCGGCCCCTGCACGATCATGCCGTTCGCGTGCAGACTGCTGAACAGTTTCCATGCGCTATCGCCGAGACGCTCCTGCAAGCCGAGAATCAGATCGAGCGAAGCACCGGACAAAGCGGGATTCGGCGTCGTCACCTGATTGCGATACGCCGGTGCGGCGAGGTCGCTCCAGTCGCGCGGCTCAGGCTTGCCCGAGCGCGTATTCCATACGATGCCGAGCGCCGATACGCCCTGCGCGACGTACGAAGGTCCCTTGAACATCGGCGGCACATGCGCGGCGTTGGGGCTCTGATAGTCGAGCAGCCAGCCGCGCTTCTCGAGATCCTGAGCAGTGTCCCACGACGCGGAAATCAGCACGTCCGCGCGCGGATTACCGGACTCGGCTTCGATGCGGGCCATCACCTTGCCCGTGGTGGCCTGGAACAGATCGACCTTGATGCCAGTCTTGTGCTCGAAGCCGAGCGCAAGTTTCTTGCCTAGATTGCCAGGGCCAGCGGTGTAAACAGTAAGCGATTGGGCATGAGATGTACCGAGCCCGAAAGTCGACAACATAACGAAAGTAATGAGATGAATGAATCTGGACATTGTAGCCATTCCACTATCGGTGAATGATGTTTTCCACGCGTCCGTGGGCAAGCGTCACGATGGTATGTGCGAGCACATCGGCCTCGCCGCGATCGTGCGTCACATAGACCGCTGTCGTACCGAGTTGCGCGAGCAGTTCGCCGATTGCGTCGCATAGACTCGCACGCAATGGCGTATCGAGATTGGACAGCGGTTCGTCGAACAGCATGATGCGTGGCTCCGCAACGATCGCGCGCGCGAGTGCAACGCGTTGCTGCTGGCCACCGGATAGTGCCGACGGACGGCGCGCACCCATGCCCGCGAGCCCCACGCGTGTCAGCGCTTCTTCGACGCGATGCAGACGCTCCGCGCGCGCGACGCGCCGCATTTCCAGCGGAAACGACACGTTGCCGGCCACCGTCATATGCGGCCACAGCGCGTAGTCCTGAAACACCATGCCGAGACCGCGCTGCTCGGGCGGCACGAATGTCGTTGCGTCGGCGACGATATCGCCGCCGAACGACAGGTGCCCCGCATCAGGTCGCGATAGTCCGGCCAGCAGCTTGAGGAACGTGCTTTTGCCACAACCGGACGGTCCAAGCAGCGCGAGCGTCGTGCCGGCCGGCACGTCGAGATCGATACCGTCCAGCACGGGCTGACCGTCGAATGCCTGCGTAAGCCCACGTGCTTCGATCTTCGCGCTCGCCTGCGTCATTGACCGGGTCCTTAGAACTTGTGGCGGATGCCGGCCATCAGACCGAACTGGTTCGAGCCCGCGACGACGTCAGTGCCGAAACCGTTGAGGCCCAGATTCGAGCCGTTACGGTTGAGCACGTAGCCCAGGTTCGCATACAGGTCGGTGCGCTTCGACAGGAAGTAGTCGGCGTCGACCTGGAACGACCACGGATCACGCGCGGTGCCATAGAAGTTCTGGTACATCGCGGTGCCGGAAAATTGGAGCGCCTTCGTCGCGTACCAGGTCGCGCCGGTCCAGTAGAGGCTCGATGACTCGACGGGTCCGGTCGACAGCGTGGTCAGGTGAATCGCCTGCGAATTGAGGTAGCGATAGCCGCCGTACAGCATCACGCTCGGCAGGCGGTAGCTGGCAGCAACGCCGATACGACGGTCCATGTCGCCTTCGTAGCCACCCGCCTTCGTCGTATGAGCCGCCGCCGGGTTCGTGCTGCCGCCGTTCTTCTGGTCGTAGACGAGCGTCGCGCTGAACGGACCTTCCGTATAGCGCAGACCCGCTTCGATCACGCGTGCTTCGCGCGTATCGCCAGCCGGCTGCGTACCGTAAGTCACGTTGTCGTAGCCGAAGCTGTATTGTGCGAGCGCGGTCAGCGGACCGAAGCGCTTTTCATAACGCACGGTGTTGTCCAGACGATCGGAGAACGCCGAGTCCTGCATCTTGATCGCGTAGACCGCGTTCTTCAGCGGGTTGTACTCGCTGACCCAATCGAGAAAGAGGCCGCCCTGGCGTCCGAGCGTGACCGTCCCGTAGGTCTTGTCGCTGAGGCCAACGTAGGCGAGACGTCCGAACAGGCGTCCACCCTGCAGCAGGCCGCCCGTATTGACGTTCAGACCGCTTTCCAGCAGGAAGAACGCCTGCGTGCCCCCGCCCAGGTCCTCCTTGCCGGTGAAGCCCCACCGCGAGCCGGACATGTCGCCCGACGTCATGCGTGTGACGCTGTGAGTACCGTTCTTGTCGGCTGAAGCGTGAGTCAGATATTCGATGCCGGAGTCCAGGATGCCGTACAGGGCAACGGAGGATCCGGAGTTATCGTCGGTGGCGGCTAGAGCGCCCGGGGAAAAGCTCGCGCAGACGGCCAGACAGCAGCCGACCGCCGCGATGCGGCAGGTAGGGTTCACAGGTTTGTCCTCTTTGGGATTAAATTGAGCCGCCAATGTAAGCGGCGCTCAAGTCATTCGCATGACAATTGCAAACCTGTGGAAGTGCTTGCTGCAAGGCGGGAAGTCGCCGCGAGACAGTCAGACGTTGACGCTAATTCCGAACATAAAACGAATCGACGCGCAGCACGGTATCGAAAATTACCGCTTGCCGTGAACCGCGAGAATAGCTCGGCCAGTCTGGAAGACCCTCTCCGTTCGGGTCGCCTCGCTCGACAAAATTCAATACCGCCGCCTGAAACGCCTGAGCGACCGCGCGTGCGCCAGTCAGATCGAGATCGCGCAGCATTGCGGCATCCGACCAGTCTTCGAAGTTGTCGAACAGGAACGGAAGCTCGAGACAATGACACGCTCCGACCCGATCTGCTTTCGATCGCCACGCGAACTCGTACATATAGCAGCGGCCGCCCAGGCTGACTAACGTGTCCGCCAGCCGCGCGGTGGGCTTGCGAAAGATCTGGTCGGAGACGAACTGAAGCAGATGCTCGTAGGCTCCCACGTCAGGATGTTCGCGACGCCATCCTGCGTAGACTGCGGCGCCTTCGGCGCCCAATACCGTCTCGAAGCGTCGGCTCGCGTCTGCATGCGTCGCGTCCAATACCGCCTTGTCGTGCGAAAAGAAGACGCCCATTTCATCCGGCAATGAGCCGATAAGGAGCGGCTTGCGAAACGAGCGCGCGGCCGCTGCCGCGATCATATCGGCAGGCAGAGAGTCGGATTGCAATGGCAGGAACGTCTCGGGAATATCCGCGAATACAGGTGTCGCGCGAGCGAGTAACGCCTGACCCTCCAGTAACTTTTCCAGCGGCAATTGCCGCAACGCTTCAATGTTGGCGGAAACGCCGAGTAATCGGCAATAGTGCCCGGCGAGCGCGGCGGCATCGTCGGGCGATTGCGGTGTGATCGATCCTGGGACACTCAGCAGAATCGCCTGCGCGAATAGATCGCTCGACTCGCTCCATGCCGACAGCGCCGCCGTGTACCACGCCCCCGCGGATTGTCCGCACAGCGTGATGCGCGACGCGTCTCCGCCAAATGCGGCGATGTTACTGTTGATCCAGAAAAGCGCCTGACGCAGATCGTGCAAAGCCATGCTGCCGGTCGTCTGACCGGGCAGATAGAGATTGCCGAGCGCACCCAGCCGATAGTTGACGCTCACCACGATCGCCCGCCCGCTGCGTGCGAGGTTATCGCCGTGATACCAGGCCAGCGGCGCGCCGCCAGTCAGCCAGCCGCCGCCGTGAATCCAGACCAGCACCGGCAGTTTCGCTTCGCGCCGCGACGGCGCCCAGATGTTGAGGCGGAACGCGTCTTCCGATTGATGGTTGAATTCCGGCGTCGTGCCCATCACCGCGGTGAGGCGGCTGGGCGTCTGCGGAAACACCGGACCAGGGTGGCTTGCATCGCGCACGCCCGTCCATGCGGCGGGCGGCTCCGGTAGCGAGAAGCGCCGCTTCGCACCGAGATCGGCGGCGTACGGAATGTCGAAGAACGCGTCGACACCATCAACGCGGGTTCCTGACAGCAAACCCTGTCGGCATTCAATCGTCACAGATGGATCGTGAATCGTCGGCATGATTCTGGTCGCTCGCTAGTGGTGGGATTCCGCGCCCGTGAGCGAACGACTCGGCGCGCTGTCCATCTGGCACGACCCGACGTTGTCCGCGCTTCGGTTCAGTTCGCCGCGCATCCGCGCCATCGCCGCGCAGGCCAGCAGCAACGGCACGGAGAGAAGCATGCAGACCGCGGAGAACGACGCGCTCGACGACACGATGACGCCGATCAGCGCGGAGCCCACGATCGAGCCGAGCCGGCCCATCGCAAGCGTCCATCCGCCACCCGACGCACGCAACGAAGTCGGATAGAAGATTCCCGCGATCGTATTGATGCAGATGAGCGGACCGCCGACGGTCAGGCCGGCCAGAAACACGACGCCGGCATACCAGCTCTGCGACTCGAGGCCCCCCAACGCCATCATCGTCACCACGCCGCAACCAAATGCGCAAGCAACCACCGTGGCGACATTGAAGCGCCGCACTGCCCACGCAAACAGCACCGCTCCGCCAAGCGCGCCGAACTGGAACATCGACGATAGCTGCGACGCGGCCACCATCGAAAGTCCCTGCAGCCGCATATGCGAGGGCAGCCAGCTACCGACCAGAAAGAACACCAGATATCCGCAGAATTCGGCGCTCCACGTGAGCAGCGTACCGAGGCGAAAGTCGCGAGACAGAAGACCGACGCGCTTGCCGTCGACAGTGCTGGGTACTTCGCCGCCATACCCAACCCGAGACAGATCGATGCGCGGAAAGATTCTCGTCATCGCGCGCTGAATCGCTTCTCGCGGTTGCGCCCGTACCAGCATATGCCGGGGCGACTCCGGCACGCGCCACACGAACACCACCAGCACGACGAGCGGCAACGCGCCACTCAACGCAAGCATGCCGCGCCACCCTACCGCACCGATTAGTGCGGCCGTCGCGAAACCCGCGGCTGTCGCGCCGAGCAGGAAGCCGCAGAACGTCGCGGCGAGCATTGCGGAACGTGCTTTGTCCGAACAGTATTCCGCCACGAGCGCCGACATCACCGGCATTGCGGCGCCGACGCCGATGCCGGTGACGAAGCGCCATAAAACAAGCTGTGAAACCGATGTCGCCACACTCGAAGCGAGCGTCGTCACGCTAAACCACGCAATGGCCGCGGCACCGACCCATTTCCGGCCGAACCGGTCGGCCAGCATGCCGCCGCCGACGGAACCCAGCAGAATTCCCGCCAGTCCGGTGCCGACCAGCGGAGCCAGCGCGACTCTCGGTAACGACCACTCGGCGGAAATAGCCGGTGCGATAAAGCCGACAATAGTCGTATCGAAGCCTTCGATCGCGGTGACCAGAAAACAGAGAATGAACACTGCCCACTGACATGCGCCGAACGGCACGGAATTGAAAACGTCGTGAATAGACTGTGTTGCTGCCTGATGAGGCCGATTCATATGAAACTCTCCGGGATGCCGCGGGAACGCCGGTGGCGGCCAGATCAGAAACGATGCCGGATCGCGACGCGTACCGCGATCTGGGTCTGCGTCGACGACGGGGCCGGCAAATACGTGATGGCGGCCTGTTTTGCCGCGCCGCCGGCTTTCATATACACGCCGGACATGTACACGTCCGTGCGCTTGGACAATAGATAGTCCGCGTTGAGATCGATGGCGCGGTAATTCGGCGCCGCACCGCTGGCGTCGAGCTTGCCGTGCGTGTAGTCGAACGCAGCGCCGAGCTGCACATCAGGCCGCACGAACCATCCAACGTTAGCCTCGTAATTGTCGAAGTTCACATCGGCACCGTCGAAGCCGTGAGCGAACTGCGTCGTCGTAAACTCGAAGCCGGTCGTAACCGTCCCGATCGCATACGACGCACCCGTGCCGATGACTCGCCAACTGCTCGCCGACGGTACATAGGCCGAGTAAATGATGTTCTTCGGCGCGAGACCGTCGAAACCCGCCTGCAGCGGATTCTTCATATACAGATACGCGGCTGCGACGTAAAGCGGCCCGCGCGTGTAACTCACGCCCGCCGACGAAGTGCTTTGCGCGGAAAACTGCCCCGGTTGGCCGCCGAAGCTATAGAGCCCGGCGAACGTGATGCCGTACAGCGACGGACTCGTGTACTTCACCGAGTTGTTGATACGGACGCTGCCGCTCGTATTGTCGACATCGCCCGCATGCGCGAAATAGATACCCCACTGCAGGCTCGCGTCGATTCGCGCCAGCATATCGACCACTGCGTCATACTGACGTCCCATCGTCAGCGAACCGTAACTGGACGAAAGACCCACATACGCCTGGCGGCCGAACAGCCGGCCGTTATTGCCAAGAGAACCAGTCGACGGATCGAAGCCGTTTTCCAGCACGAAGATCGCTTTGGTACCGCCGCCGAGATCTTCGGTGCCGCGCAAGCCCCAGCGCGAAGCAGATGCCACGCCGCTTTGCATCTGAAAGGCAGCGTGGCCGTTCTGGTTGTTCGAATAGGTGATGCCTTCATCCACGATGCCATACAACGTCACCGAGCTTTGCGCGGCACATACTACGGGGCCCGAAGCAACCGCAAAACCCAGTAACGCGAGAGGCACATACTTTTTTCTCATCTCTGTCTCCAAACGCCGATTGACACGCCCTGATTTTTTTCCTGCGGCGGGCATGGGGAGACTGTAGATGTCCGGATCGAGAAACAATAATGAAAAACTGGTGGGCTCACTTAACCAGATGGCAAAGTCGGCTCACACGCGTTGCTACTCCGCGGGCTCTGGCGCCGACGCGGCGGTCTCATCCACGAGCAGATCGACGAACGTGTCGCGCAGACGGTCGATCACGCGTTCGCTTCGCCACATCGCGATTAACGGCCCCACGCTCACCGGCAGGTCGACGGGCACGATCGCAAGACGTCGCGCGCGCGTCTCCTCTCTGGCCACGCAGTGCGGCATCAACATGATGCAATCGGTCGACTGCACGAGGCGCACGTTGACCGGCATGGCCAGCGAAGTCATCGGCGTCGCGGTGAGCGACAGGCGGGCTGCGGCGATCTCCATCTCGAGTTGCATTCTCACGATGTTCCGTTCGGGCGGCAGAATCCACGTGTAGGCCATCAGACTCGCCAGATCGGGCGACTCGATCTTCAGCACCGGATGCCCGGTGCGCACGACGGCGACGATGCCATCCGGTCCGAGGCCTCTGACGGTGTGGTGCTGCTGCTGACTCGCGTACGGATAGCGGCCCACGATCACGTCGAGACTCCCCGCCTCCAGTTTCGGCACGAGGTCTTCCATGTTGCCGTCTTCGATCACCAGCGACAGACCTCTCGACGCATCGCGCAAACGGATCAGTGCGCGCGTGATCGGCTCCCATTGCGCGATCAGCGAAAACACGCCGACACGCAGCGTGCCGGCTTCGCCTCGCCGCACCGCTTCGAGCGCGTCGTACATCCGGTCCATGTCGGTCAGTACGTTCCGGCCGTACTGAATCAGCGCTTCGCCGGCGGGTGTCGGTTTCGTGCCGAACGGCGTGCGGTCGAACAGACGCTCGCCGATCACTTCCTCGACTTCGGCAAGCGCTTTCGAAATAGCGGGTTGGGTAATGTTCAGCGATTGTGCCGCGCGCAGCAGATTGCCCATGTTGGCAATCGCCAGCGTCACCTGAATGTGTCGTATCTTCAGGCGCGAACGAAGCGGATTCATATCGATCACTCGCAGGAAGTCTTCGGGTGACGCCAGAATGACAAATTTCCTCGCGCTTTGCTATTCGCACTAATCCACAGGTCGCAATAGTTCCCGCGCGCAAGCAAACAGCGTCCGCTCTTCGCCGGGTCGCCCGATCAATTGCAACGCAGTGAGCGGGCCGCCCCGATCGTCTCGCGCAGCCGGGATCGTTAGCACCGGCAATCCGGTCAGCGAGAACGGCCGGGTAAATAGACCCGCGGCATCGGCGGCTGTGACCTCGTTGCCGCCAAGCGTCACATGAGGCTCATCGAGTCCGAGCCCGTTCACCGGCGCAACAGGTGCGATGAGAACGTCGATCCCGTCGGCACTGAAGGTTTGGCGCACCGCGCGCCCGATACGATTCTGCGCATGCTTCGCGAGTTCGTAATCGGCGGTGCGGATCCGGGCTCCCGCCGCCAGCCGGCGTGCGACAGCGTCGCTATAAAGGCCGGGCTGGTCACGCAATCTCGCCCGATGATTCGCCGCCGCTTCGAACGCCGTCAGCCGCGACGCGGTAGCCAAACTCTCTTCGACATGCAGCAATTCGACTTCCGCGCTGCCGGGCCATTGGGACTGGATCTGAACCAGAGCTGCGCGCACAGGTGCGCTGCTCAGATCGCGATAGTCGCCCGCCGCCCATCCCAGCCTCAGCGTGTCGCGGTCCACCGACGGCAAACCAGCGGGGTCCAGCGCGAACCACACCGATGCGAGCGTATCCAGCGAGTCGGCGAGAATGCCCGCATGATCGAGGCTTTGCGCAAGCGGCATACTGCCCGCCAACGGCAAACGGCCATAGCTCGGCTTCAGTGAAAAGATGCCGCAAAAAGCGGCCGGCACCCGTACCGAACCGTTCGTGTCGGAGCCCACCGCAAACGGCACGATGCCCGCCGCCACCGCGGCCGCCGAACCGCTCGACGAGCCGCCGCTGACCCGTTCCCGATAGATCGGATTGAGTACCCGGCCGTGGTGCGGACTGTTGCCGAAAAAGCCATACGCGTACTCGTCCATCTGCCCGATGCCGATCAGAATCGCGCCTGCGTCCGTCAACTCGCGCACGAGCTGGGCATCATCGGCGGCCACCGGCAAGCTGGCGTCTGCGGGTCCCCCCGCAAGGGTGCAAGCGCCCTTTACATCGAACAGACTCTTGACCACATACGGCAGCCCGGCAAGCGGCGGCACCGCGAACCCCGCCGCGATCCGGCGGTCCAGTTGCGCCGCCTGATCGAGCGCGCGGTCGCGCAATACATCGGACAAGCAGTTCCATTCATCGGCGCGGGCGCGATCGAGCGCCTGCTCGATTGCCTGCAGGATCGTTCCAGTCATCGCCATCCGATCTAATTGCCGTCCACCGATTGCGGCGCCAACTCGGGACGCCATTGAGCACGGCGCATCCTCGTAATGTCGACGCTTGCGTACAGTCCCGCGCGGCGAAAAGGCTCGTTCAACGAAAATGCTTCTGCTTCAGCGCGGCTTTTGACATTCAGAACGAGCGTGCTGCCGACTCGCGTGTCGCCCTCTTCGGCAAGCATCGCTCCACCGAGAACGATCACGCCCGCATGCTCGGCCAGATACGCGAGATGCGCGTCCTTATACGTCGCGCGAATCTGCGCCGACACGACCGGATCGTCCCGGCAATAAAGAATGTAGAGCATCGCTTATCTCCAGTCGTCGCCTTCCCATTGCGGCGTTTTCGTCGGATCGGGCAGCACCGTGGCGCATTGCTTGCAGGTCCGCAGATGCTCGTCGTCGTTGAATTCCTGAACGTAGCGCCTGAGATTCGTTTCGATGTCCTCGCACCAGAAATACACGCTATGCAGCATGTTTCCGCAGTTTTCGCAAAACCACGCAATGCCGTCTTCTTCGCCTTCCGCACGCGGCCGCTCGATCACCACCCCCACGCTGCCCGGCGGACGACGCGGCGAGTGAAACACGTTCTTGGGCAAATGGAAAATCTCGCCTTCATTGATGCGATGCCGGATGACCTTACCGTCCTCGACGGTGTCGACGAAGATATGCCCGCTCAGTTGATAGAA
This region includes:
- a CDS encoding YciI family protein gives rise to the protein MLYILYCRDDPVVSAQIRATYKDAHLAYLAEHAGVIVLGGAMLAEEGDTRVGSTLVLNVKSRAEAEAFSLNEPFRRAGLYASVDITRMRRAQWRPELAPQSVDGN
- the nbaC gene encoding 3-hydroxyanthranilate 3,4-dioxygenase, with product MKIPEAFNLEAWTEENLPTSLGAIGNREVFKKTDFIFQVIKGPNARNDFHIDPWDEIFYQLSGHIFVDTVEDGKVIRHRINEGEIFHLPKNVFHSPRRPPGSVGVVIERPRAEGEEDGIAWFCENCGNMLHSVYFWCEDIETNLRRYVQEFNDDEHLRTCKQCATVLPDPTKTPQWEGDDWR